The sequence below is a genomic window from Chrysiogenia bacterium.
CTGCGCCGGGGGAAGGCCGATTTCCTCGTGGGTTTCGCGAAGGGCCGTCATTTCCAGATCCACGTCCGTGGCTTCGGCGCCGCCACCGGGAAAGGAGGTCTGGCCCTTGTGGCTGGGCAGGTTCTGGGTGCGCTCGGTAAACAGGATGCTGGTGCGGCCCTGATTTTCGTAGAAAGGCACCAGAACGGCGGCGTGGCGCTGATACTCGGCGGGGGCCAGAATGCGCCCCTCCCCCATCTTCGGGAGCCGGTCGAGCAGGCGCTGGCGGGCGCGTTCAGCGTTCCACATGGGGTTTTCTGCCTCCGGGGCCGGCCCTCTGTCTGCAGGCGCCCTCAAAGGGCCCGCAAAGGGCTCCCGGAGAGCTATACCGCGCCCGGATCGAAGGCGTCCAGCCCCGTTCCTGACGTAACCTGCCGGAATGGCCGTGAAATCGCAGATATCCCTTGACTCGGGGCCGGTCGCCAAACATCTTTACGGGCCTGAATTCGCGGGGGAACCGCGAGAGTGTCTATAGTCCACGGCCCAGGCGCCAGTAGCTCAACCGGATAGAGCAACGGCCTTCTAAGCCGTAGGTTGTGGGTTCGAGTCCCGCCTGGCGCGCCACACCGCGGCCCGGTCGGGAGCAAGACACAGGGGATTCCCCCGAATCGCAGATTCAGTGGCGGGCGTAGCTCAGTAGGTAGAGCACCGGATTGTGGCTTCGGTTGTCGCGGGTTCGATCCCCGTCGCTCGCCCCAAATTTGATTGATTACTCCCCCGGCACATGGTTCCAGCACTGTGAGCAGCTTCCTCCAGGGGCTGCCTTCAGATACGACCATGCCCGCGGGCACGAAATGAACCGGAACTGCCATGTCACGAAGCGCTGAAGACATCCGCAAGGACATTCATCGCCTGATCGAGGAATACTTCGCATTGCCCGCAAGCGAAGACCCTGCGACCAAGCGGCTCACCCTCGTGGCGGCGGCCTATGGTTCCGAAGAGGTGAACGAGTGCGTCGACGCGCTGCTCAGCACCTACGTCACCATGGGCGCGCGCGTGCGGGAGTTCGAGAAGCGGTTTGCCGAGCGCGTGGGTTCCAAACACGCGGTGATGGTGAACTCGGGCTCTTCGGCCAACCTGCTGGCCATGGCCGCACTGGCCAACCCCGCGTTCAAGAATCACCTCAAGCCCGGCGACGAAGTGATCGTCCCCACCGTCACCTGGTCCACTACGGTGTGGCCGGTGATCCAGATGGGCGCGGTTCCGGTGCTCGTCGACGTCTCGCTCGAAACCCTGTGCATGGACATGGATCAGGCCCGCGCGGCGGTGACCGAGAAGACCCGCGCGATCTTCCCGGTTCACCTGCTGGGCAATGCCACCGACATGAACGCGGTGCGCGAGCTGGCCAAAGAAAAGAAGCTCTTTGTCATTGAAGATACCTGCGAAGCCCTGGGCACCGAGCTCGGCGGCAAGGTGGTCGGAACCTTCGGCGATTTTGGCACCTACAGCTTCTATTTCTCCCACCACATGACGACCATCGAGGGCGGCATGGTGGTAACCGACAACGACGAACTGGCCGAGCTCGCCCGCATCCTGCGCGCCCACGGCTGGATCCGCGATGCGCAGGAAAAATCGAAGTTCGAGTCCGACAACCCGGAGATCGATCCGCGATTCCTGTTCGTGAACACGGGCTACAACCTGCGCCCGACGGATTTGAACGGCGCGTTCGGGCTGCACCAGCTCGGCAAGCTCGACGGCTACAACGACGTGCGCCGTCGCAACGCCGGCGTCTGGGCCGAGCGGCTTGGCAAGTATGCCGACCTTATCGACGTCACCTATCCCGAAAAAGACTGCCGGCACACGTGGTTCGCCTATCCCCTCATCGTGAAGGAAGGCGCCCCGTTCTCGCGCCAGGACCTTGTCGACCATCTTGAGGCCGCCGGCATCGAGACCCGCCCCATCGTGGCGGGCAACCTGGCCAAGCAACCCGCGTTCCAGTATTTCCCCCACCGCATTCACGGGGATCTGGCCAATGCGCAGGCGATCATGGAGCGCGGCCTGTTCTTTGGTAATCACGGAATCATGAGCCCGGTCGAGTGCGACCGGATCGGCGCGGCCCTGGAATCCTTCCTGTCGCGGCACGCGAAGGACTGAGGCGGAGGCGATCCATGAGTGAGGCGATCAAGGCGCTGGTGGTCATCCCCACCTACAACGAAGCCGACAACATCGAGCGACTCTGCAAGGCCCTGTGCGAAAATCCGCGCGTGGCCCGTGTGCTGGTGGTGGACGACAACTCCCCCGACGGCACCGCCGACAAGGCCGAGACCCTGACAGGCGACTACCCCGTCACCGTGCTCCGCCGTGAGAAAAAGAACGGACGCGGCGGCGCGGTTCTCGACGGCTTTGCCTGGGGCGAAAAACAGGGCGGCTTCACCCACTTCGTGGAGATGGACTCGGACTTTTCCCACGATCCGGGCGAGCTGGACCTGCTGTTCGACAAGGCCGAGCAGTATGGTGTGGTGATCGGTTCGCGCTACATCCCCGGCGCCGTCATCGACAACTGGCCGCTCAAGCGGCGCATTTTCAGCTACTGCGCCAACCTGATCTGCCGATTCATGCTGAAGGTTCCCGTCAGGGACTACACCGACGGCTACCGCTGCTACAGCGCGGAGGCCGTTGCGGGCCTGGATCGCAGCCAGATCGCGCCGAAGGGCTTCATCACCCTCTCGGCC
It includes:
- a CDS encoding DegT/DnrJ/EryC1/StrS family aminotransferase; the encoded protein is MSRSAEDIRKDIHRLIEEYFALPASEDPATKRLTLVAAAYGSEEVNECVDALLSTYVTMGARVREFEKRFAERVGSKHAVMVNSGSSANLLAMAALANPAFKNHLKPGDEVIVPTVTWSTTVWPVIQMGAVPVLVDVSLETLCMDMDQARAAVTEKTRAIFPVHLLGNATDMNAVRELAKEKKLFVIEDTCEALGTELGGKVVGTFGDFGTYSFYFSHHMTTIEGGMVVTDNDELAELARILRAHGWIRDAQEKSKFESDNPEIDPRFLFVNTGYNLRPTDLNGAFGLHQLGKLDGYNDVRRRNAGVWAERLGKYADLIDVTYPEKDCRHTWFAYPLIVKEGAPFSRQDLVDHLEAAGIETRPIVAGNLAKQPAFQYFPHRIHGDLANAQAIMERGLFFGNHGIMSPVECDRIGAALESFLSRHAKD
- a CDS encoding polyprenol monophosphomannose synthase; translation: MSEAIKALVVIPTYNEADNIERLCKALCENPRVARVLVVDDNSPDGTADKAETLTGDYPVTVLRREKKNGRGGAVLDGFAWGEKQGGFTHFVEMDSDFSHDPGELDLLFDKAEQYGVVIGSRYIPGAVIDNWPLKRRIFSYCANLICRFMLKVPVRDYTDGYRCYSAEAVAGLDRSQIAPKGFITLSAMLMQLYLKGFSVTEVPIRFINRIRGESNLNKGEITEAIRNVIKLRKLRIELEAQKR